ttttgctcatcaagaaaaagcatcttaatttaagaattttttgatatttttcctgaaaacaagtcaaaaatactaagattttttttcttgaaattttttttttggcagtttacaaaaaatatttttacacttacttttttaaatttaatcCACTTGGATTTTCACAATGGAttaaacaatctggagggcaatttttttgatatagtctactcaaaacttttgttttacttattgattttaatttagtttacttctgcactgtaaaaaaaacgttTTGCACTTAAATTTAGATTTagtttaaacaagcaaaaaaaatctgccaatgtggtaagcaaaaaatcttgaaaatttatcttaaacactaaatttaagaaaaatgtgcttaccccattttgcttgttttatgcaaagaagcacttaaatttgatatgtttggtcttaaaactagacttattttcttgggtcgttttgcctatcacgaaaaagcatcttaatttaagaaattttttgatatttttactgaaaacaagccaaaaaactaAGACTTTTGCATTGTAGTATATAACTAAAAATAACTTGTAAATcctagttgattaaacttaaaaatgtaagtgcaaaaagttttttttacagtgtatcaacaagtaaaataaaataaaatcaacaagtaaaacaaaagttttaaataggctatTTCAAAGATGTGTCCTTGCTCACATAAAAGTTGAAGACCCTTGCTATAGTGTGATACTCGTAAGTTGTATTAGTAATTCATAGTTAAGATGATACATTATTGTGATGCTTTTTTGTTCTGAAGTCacgttttataaataaaactatacatTATCTTATGGGTTAACCAGATATAGCATGCAGACTGAAATAGCATCACATGCTTATTATGTGCAGTCGTACAGTATATGGTTCATTTATTTGCTTCACTTGACTTTAAGTTGCACTTTTTCTAATCAATAGAGATGATTGTGTGCCCATATAGAAGTCGTGCAAGGCAGCTGAGGTGGTTTAGACGACCTTAAATGTCTGAAACTCACGGCCAAAGTCCAACAGCTGCAAAAGGAGAGATCAGATCATGTGAGCCAGACGTGTCATTTGCTCTGAGAGAAATGGCTTCCTGTAGTCTCCTCACATACACCACGCGTGCTTTAATGAGTTCAGTATATCTTCATGGCTACTGCATATCATCTAACCTTGAAATTTAATATCTAACATGACTTAAATTAAGAGTCAGATTATGAAGCTAATATTTTACGTTTTAACACTTCAAGAAGTGATAGTTGTTTttaaattctgactttaatgtaaaaatattatcCTAATCAATTTTATTGTAACTAATCGATATGAAGTGTGTAATACATCATATTAATAATAGCTTCTGCACTTCCTTTAGTGTGAACCATCTTAAACAACAAAAGGCCCAAACAGCTCTCAAATATCCCATGATTCATGCTGCCAAACTATGGCTAAAGGGTTACGCCTGCtagataatttcattttttcaggATGACAACACACTTTGACAGATGTACATAGATACATTTCAATAGCTCCACCTTCTGGTGCCTTATTGTCAAAGCAGAAGAAACAGCAGGTGATTCAAATTTCAtgccaataaaaaaaatgtacataagTTTTCACTCGAGTTGTGCCCTTTTAAACAGCACACCTTAGTACCTAAAGAGtgaatattggtaccaaatctatacatatctgtacctaaatacatattaggaccttttaaagagCTGGGAAACTGTTTATCAGGGTACCGTTCCAGTGACATCTTTTGTAGTGTAGTGTACTTTTTCAATTAACTAAACTGTAGTCTACTTACTGTATTTAACAACACTTTattaatgtactgtatatgaCATTCTGTATATTAACTAAGGAATTgataatctgtaaaaaaaaagttttgaatatTTACTATGTTAAAGGGGCCATTTcttaagacttttttttaaagatgtaaaataaatctttggtgtccccaaagtacatatgtgaagttttaactcaaaataccatacagataatttattatagcaagttaaaatgtcatttttgggtgtgtcctttaacatgcaaatgagcggataaaATGCAAACAGTGATCACAATGAAAATGTCattcaattgtgctgtcaattattttttttctctaaatggacttgcactaaatggcagtgctgtgggtgggtagtgcagattaaggggcggtattattatgttaagatccccttctgacatcacaaggggagccaaatttcaattagctattttttACGTGTTTGCAAAGAAGGgttaaccaaaactaagttactgggttgatctttttcacattttctagattgatagaagcacttgggacccgattatagcacttaaacatggaaaaagtcagattttcatgatatgtcccctttaaggttcAGAAACTTTATAGTGTTTAGGAATGTTACTGGTTCACTGTAGTatactaaatttaaaaaaaacatagtaaacACTGAAGTAtactttaataaataatatttagaaGTGTTACTAGTATAGGAGTGGAATGATAAACTGTAAATGCTGAatttatactttaatatttaacactctaaaaacaaacggtccTATATAGCACccaaagtggttctttgctcgtaatcatagaagaaccgtttttagtgccatatagcaccggtgaagcacctgtgaaGAATCATatgggggccatatagcaccaaatatggttctacatggcACTATGTGGTTCTACACATGCTTTATGGTACTAAAAacggttcctctatgattacgagcaaagaaccacttttggtgctatcagcaccatttttttttttgagtgaaGTATATGGTTCAAAAGCACTTTAGTCTCTATAAATGTAATTAGTTTAGAGTAAAAACGAAAGTATTTTTTCAAGTgaataaaaactttttattgACAGAGGGTCTTTTTTTACGACTGGTGGGCTGGTGTTTATTTCGATAGAGGCACAGCCTAACAGAAACACCGAGGCTGCGCGTCTGCTTCTGACAGCCAATTAAATACAGTGCGCTTATCAAAGGCACAGCGGATTGGTATACGCACACatccttcctttctttcttttccttttttctACTTCACGAACTTAAATAGTACTCTTGGCAGGTGATCAAGATATATCAGCTCTCTCTTTCTCCGTGGGTCATACTTTCACAGCCGACCGCTCGAGCCGCGCGCTTTGGATACACCCAACCCGCaaaccacccaaaaaaagaCGATGTCGGGCTTAAGTCGCTCTTTCAACCTGCTGAGGGGTACGATGAGGTATCAGATCACACCTAAAGCAAATATTACAGCGAAACCAGCCAAACATGTGATAACCACTGCGGTGAGTATAAGCTGACAAGTTGCTGCGCACTTTAACCCGAGTGATTGAGGAGGAGCGACGAGCTCGCGGTGTGTTTgcgcaaaaaatgtttttttttctaaaatgcatATAAAACAGTAGCAATTTGTTTatgatacattttatataaagtaAAGCTGGTTTATGTGATTAATAATTAAAAGTGGACAAATACGATTAACGCCATTGATCCTGTTTGCGCGCTCACGTACATAAGAAAGGTGCGTGTTTTTGTGCCCACACGGCGCGTGTAGAGGTTTTTGGGATATTTATGTGTTATCTATACACTGATATGTTCAAGCaattatgcatttacaaacttgAATTAATGCGTTAGCTACACTTTATGTCCTTATGAGCAGGCCCGTGCTTTTCCTGGAAAACAGCCAGTTTTATGACCTTGTTGGCGGAATAAAGTCAAATAGCCATGCACTGATAGAAATGGCAGTATAGCCTCAGTAGTAAAAGCCAATATAACCAGCTTAAGCTATTTTTTTTGGGAATATCTTTTATTAACATTGCAATGCATGAGTAATGTGACTGTATCACCAAATATTTACCCTTGCCTACACCCTGTTGCTTTGTTTTCGTTTCTGATTCCTCAATCATATGCCtttatatgcaaaaaagcactgtaaaatattttaagtgTGGTGAAATAGGACACGTTTTGTCAGTAAAACTTCTTGCTTTACACCCGTTTAACTTACAATAATAAAAGTTTGAAGTAAAAGTGCACCCATTGAATAACAATACAAATTGAATGTCTAACCATGAGTTTTTCTACGCAGGAGAAAACGATTGCAATGGTGACGATGTTTGTGACAATCCTGGTGCCTTCTGGATGGGTCCTGGCAAATCTTGAGAATTACAAGAAACGTCCCGGCGCAGCAGAATAACCCGAGGCATTCCTCTTCACCAAACCTATTTAACCtttcataaataaatgaatgtatttaatCCCTCAACTGGTCTGAATCAATGCAATCTAGTagtgtttaatataaatgcacagctGTTGTGTATTAAATAGCAATTTCTTGCATTTATAGTTGTCACTTCTAGTTTCTTTACGGAAATCTTTCTCATGCATTTGATTGGGATCCGACCTAGCATTGTAGCTAAGAGACTAAGATGCTTTTAGTCTTTTGACAGATGTGCATGCACAAACAGAAAGCCTCTATAGAGGCAATATGATGCTTAAAGTTGGTACAATACTGTGAAAGCAAAGAAGTTACATATTATAATTAGACaagaaataataaatgttaTGTTACTGCGGTGTGCCAATGAATGATACTGTGAGCCAAGCAGAATATTTCTAACCAAGAAACCAGATATGTTGCCAAGATATAAAAATGAAGCAAAACTTGCTTATAGCAAGCATTCATTGTTTCCAGAACAGGATGTGGCCACAGTGGGAGTAACTGCTTTTTAGATTAAATTTTAAGAGGAGTTCAAGCAGAGCACACATAAGACTGCTTTCTGTcaaatgagtaaaaaaatatttttttttagaaaaatagaAACAACAATCGTATAAACAAACTGCTGTTTTAATAGCATAATGAAGATACAGACATAACCGAGACGCACAGAGAATCAAAtcgtgttaatattttttttaagtgaggACGTCATGTGCCTGCTGTTCCACCAGCATAGCCATGTTCTTAACATCTCCGCACCACGTGTCCAACCGATCCTTCATGCCTTTAATCTGTGGAAACGGGAATAACACTCGGTAAGACGAAAATGAAAGGTGGTGACTGTAATTTAGCAAGGTTGAGGTGGACGTACCTG
The DNA window shown above is from Paramisgurnus dabryanus chromosome 23, PD_genome_1.1, whole genome shotgun sequence and carries:
- the cox8b gene encoding cytochrome c oxidase subunit 8B yields the protein MSGLSRSFNLLRGTMRYQITPKANITAKPAKHVITTAEKTIAMVTMFVTILVPSGWVLANLENYKKRPGAAE